In Phaeobacter porticola, one DNA window encodes the following:
- a CDS encoding trypsin-like serine peptidase, translating into MKRIIGIIAAAFILSTTSSMPVEAQSAGVRAVQGWEAVGRLNIAGRNMCTGSLIAPNLVLTAAHCLFNPQTGQAVNPRNIKFEAGLNGRRSKASRRVVKAVIHPGYQHKWSSRSEAGSDIAVLRLDRPIAGSQIRPFALAAAPTPGESVDVLSYSVNQSTRPAREKGCRILSTRSETLVTSCRVEFGASGSPVLQMRPGQAPMLVSVISAKAQIGRKRVSLAATFDRTLRSLMRRAG; encoded by the coding sequence ATGAAACGCATTATCGGAATTATCGCCGCCGCCTTTATCTTAAGTACAACCTCTAGCATGCCTGTTGAGGCGCAATCTGCCGGGGTCAGGGCGGTGCAGGGCTGGGAAGCCGTCGGACGACTCAATATCGCGGGGCGCAATATGTGCACCGGCAGTCTTATTGCACCCAACCTGGTGTTGACCGCTGCACATTGTCTGTTCAATCCGCAAACAGGACAGGCCGTCAATCCGCGCAACATTAAGTTTGAAGCGGGCTTGAATGGCCGCCGCTCCAAAGCATCTCGCCGTGTGGTCAAGGCAGTGATTCACCCCGGCTACCAACACAAATGGTCCAGCCGCAGCGAAGCGGGCAGCGATATTGCAGTCTTGCGGTTGGATCGTCCAATTGCTGGCAGTCAGATCCGCCCCTTTGCGCTGGCCGCAGCACCAACACCTGGCGAAAGCGTAGATGTGCTGTCTTATAGCGTAAACCAGTCAACCCGTCCTGCTCGTGAAAAAGGGTGCCGGATACTGTCAACCAGAAGTGAAACGCTTGTAACGTCTTGTCGCGTCGAATTCGGGGCCTCTGGCTCTCCGGTCCTGCAAATGCGTCCGGGACAGGCACCAATGTTGGTTTCTGTGATCTCGGCCAAGGCCCAGATCGGCCGCAAGCGGGTGTCGCTGGCCGCAACCTTTGATCGAACGCTGCGGTCGCTGATGCGCCGCGCGGGCTGA